From Corynebacterium sp. BD556, the proteins below share one genomic window:
- the glmS gene encoding glutamine--fructose-6-phosphate transaminase (isomerizing), which yields MCGIVGYVGQRQSLDIAVEALRRMEYRGYDSAGIAIAGNGEFSVVKRAGKLANLDDKIEEVGPDKLTGNTAIGHTRWATHGRPTDENAHPHVSFDGKVAIVHNGIIENFSVLRKEVESEGIEFASETDSETAAHLLALAYNGGETAGDFRASALKVLNRLEGAFTLLFMHADHPGQIIAARRSTPLMIGVGDGEMFLGSDVAAFIEHTKDAIELGQDSVVVIDKDSYEVLNFDGSEGEGKPFTIDWDLEAAEKGGFDSFMMKEIFEQPGAVRDTLAGHWDGERVVLDENHLTNDDLKSFDQVFVVACGSAYHSGLAAKYAIEHWVRIPVQIEVASEFRYRDPILDERTLVLAISQSGETADTLEAVRHAKTQGAKVLAVCNTNGSQIPRESDAVLYTHAGPEIGVASTKAFLAQVAANYIVGLALAQAKGTKYPDEIKQIWEELEAIPEKIEQVLKVKEQVDSTAETLGAVKTMLFLGRGVGFPIALEGALKLKELAYIHAEGFPAGELKHGPIALIEDGLPVVVIVPSPRGVSQLHSKIVSNIQEIRARGAKTIVIAEDGDTAVEPYANWLIRIPQTPTIMQPLLATVPLQFLSADIARENGNEDIDKPRNLAKSVTVE from the coding sequence ATGTGTGGAATCGTCGGATATGTAGGACAGCGACAGTCGCTCGACATCGCTGTGGAAGCGCTTCGCCGGATGGAGTACCGAGGGTATGACTCAGCGGGTATCGCCATCGCTGGAAACGGAGAGTTCTCCGTGGTCAAGCGCGCAGGAAAGCTTGCAAACCTGGACGACAAAATTGAGGAAGTCGGCCCCGATAAGCTCACGGGAAACACTGCCATCGGCCACACCCGCTGGGCTACACACGGCCGCCCGACCGATGAAAATGCCCACCCCCACGTCTCCTTCGACGGCAAAGTCGCCATCGTGCACAACGGCATCATCGAAAACTTCAGTGTGTTGCGCAAGGAAGTGGAATCAGAAGGCATCGAGTTCGCTTCCGAAACGGATTCCGAGACGGCCGCGCACTTGCTGGCTTTGGCCTATAACGGCGGCGAGACTGCCGGTGATTTCCGTGCCTCGGCACTGAAGGTGCTAAACCGCCTCGAAGGTGCGTTCACGTTGCTGTTCATGCACGCCGACCATCCGGGTCAAATCATTGCCGCCCGCCGCTCTACCCCGCTCATGATCGGGGTGGGAGATGGCGAGATGTTCCTCGGCTCTGACGTCGCCGCCTTCATTGAGCACACGAAGGATGCTATCGAGCTTGGACAGGACTCCGTGGTGGTCATTGATAAAGACAGCTACGAGGTCCTTAACTTCGACGGCTCCGAAGGCGAAGGCAAGCCATTTACCATTGATTGGGACTTGGAAGCCGCGGAAAAGGGCGGGTTCGACTCCTTCATGATGAAGGAGATCTTCGAGCAGCCTGGTGCGGTACGTGACACGCTTGCTGGTCACTGGGATGGTGAGCGTGTCGTGCTCGATGAAAACCACCTCACCAACGACGATTTGAAGTCCTTCGACCAGGTTTTCGTCGTCGCCTGCGGCTCCGCCTACCACTCTGGTTTAGCCGCGAAGTACGCCATAGAGCACTGGGTGCGCATCCCGGTGCAAATTGAGGTGGCCTCCGAGTTTCGCTACCGCGACCCGATTCTAGACGAGCGCACCCTCGTGTTGGCGATCTCGCAGTCCGGCGAGACTGCCGATACTCTCGAGGCGGTGCGCCACGCTAAAACCCAGGGTGCGAAGGTGTTGGCGGTGTGCAATACCAACGGCTCGCAGATTCCGCGTGAGTCCGACGCTGTGCTCTACACCCACGCCGGGCCGGAGATCGGTGTGGCCTCCACGAAGGCTTTCCTTGCCCAGGTTGCCGCGAACTACATCGTGGGTTTGGCCTTAGCGCAGGCCAAGGGTACGAAGTACCCGGATGAGATCAAGCAGATTTGGGAGGAACTTGAGGCCATCCCGGAGAAGATCGAACAGGTGCTCAAGGTCAAAGAACAGGTCGATTCCACCGCTGAAACGCTTGGTGCGGTCAAGACCATGCTCTTTTTGGGCCGCGGCGTCGGCTTCCCGATCGCCTTGGAAGGTGCCCTGAAGCTCAAGGAGTTGGCTTACATCCACGCCGAGGGTTTTCCTGCCGGCGAGCTCAAGCATGGCCCCATCGCCCTGATCGAGGATGGTCTGCCGGTGGTGGTCATCGTGCCGAGCCCGCGAGGGGTATCCCAGTTGCACTCCAAGATTGTGTCCAACATTCAGGAGATTCGCGCGCGTGGCGCGAAGACGATTGTGATCGCGGAAGACGGCGACACCGCCGTGGAGCCTTATGCGAACTGGCTGATTCGCATCCCGCAAACCCCCACTATTATGCAGCCGCTTTTGGCCACGGTTCCGCTTCAGTTCCTTTCTGCCGATATTGCCCGCGAAAACGGCAACGAGGACATTGACAAGCCACGCAACCTAGCCAAGTCGGTCACCGTGGAATAG
- the eccCa gene encoding type VII secretion protein EccCa, producing the protein MLGTDHNAVLAPLPEPSADPAPPLPTGSIEAEAVPEAHKPPPQPLIKVLLPVVMLSTVGVVVAIMILSGRRMSPMMLLFPLMMVFSVAMMFNPGEKTSDIDETRRVFLRHLDALMTKARRNGDKQREHAVHFHPDPKQLVAAMPTTRVWERSADSSRAGEVRLGVGAGALCTPVEVPDPGSPEDLDPVCAVSLRRAVAAVSTVAGMPIIVQLAAFPSVVLAGPSALVVARCIVVQLAFFHGPETIGLINRHPDPSLAFTKWLPHTRNPEAASLTVALCGAAGAHAALAETDIDCVIVIDEDTDYFVDEGAFHLICDHEIHARTEAGEELLGVPDLIPEAEAGLIARRLAFYRRPADASGSGGEGLLAMLGIDDIDQLDSHTMWTGRAGTRQRLAVPVGVTPAKSPVYLDLKEAAHGGMGPHGLCIGATGSGKSEFLRTLVVALAATHSPEELNLVLVDFKGGATFLGCEGLPHTSAVITNLEEEAVLVERMYDAISGELNRRQELLRTAGNFANVTDYASARAANPHELAPLPSLLIVVDEFSELLSHHPHFADLFVAVGRLGRSLGVHLLLASQRLEEGRLRGLDSHLSYRIGLRTFSAAESRQVLGVPDAHELPNEPGSGYLKAGPGEMIRFRAAYVSGPLVRVVDKRRTSKARAVRLFTGWADEAALAAVDHVVEETVDESTTVLNVIVEAARDTALTRGQKAHTVWLPPLPEQIELATVCENMGAMRAVVGVTDEPYFQRQDNLVLDLTRAGGHVAIVGGPQSGKTMALRTLVASLAATHKPRQVAFYIIDCGAGSLVELEMLPHVAGVGVKDNEERIRRIIDEVAGHVADPTRRASEHIVVVIDGWQTLADPDSPFADLREKVVRIASEGPSASVHLVLTSQRWSAIRANVRDLIGNRVELKLTEPHDSLIDRKAQASVPDAPGRGLSPEGTPMLLAATYTQDLAHIAASTQEPAVPQLKVLPRHIDAGPLLAAHPGQVILGEGGAELSVQLLESGHLLAIGTGGCGKSTLIATVLASVERLPREDARLVIVDPRRAHLGRVSEDMVAAYAGSATAAQEALAAAATTLNQRLPGPDVTAGELAKRSWWTGPEIWVVIDDLDLIDDSALRALVPLLPHARDVGLHIVAARKFGGVARAMFSGFLSTFKDLTPEVVLFDATRDEGPIFGVKPSPQDPGRATLIRHNGVVGPLQVAATYEEGAGL; encoded by the coding sequence GTGCTCGGAACAGACCACAACGCCGTGTTGGCGCCACTGCCGGAACCATCCGCAGACCCGGCACCACCGCTTCCAACAGGAAGCATTGAGGCAGAGGCCGTGCCGGAGGCACACAAGCCGCCCCCACAGCCGCTGATAAAGGTGCTCCTGCCGGTGGTCATGCTCAGTACAGTCGGAGTGGTCGTGGCAATCATGATCCTCTCGGGGCGCCGCATGAGCCCGATGATGCTTTTGTTTCCGCTCATGATGGTCTTCAGCGTGGCCATGATGTTCAACCCAGGCGAGAAAACCAGCGACATCGACGAGACTCGCCGGGTTTTTCTGCGCCACCTCGACGCGCTGATGACCAAAGCGCGGCGCAACGGCGACAAGCAAAGGGAGCACGCTGTCCACTTCCACCCCGACCCGAAGCAACTGGTGGCGGCAATGCCAACCACGCGGGTGTGGGAGCGCTCCGCCGACTCTTCTCGCGCCGGGGAGGTACGCCTCGGCGTGGGAGCAGGGGCATTATGCACGCCTGTCGAAGTCCCCGACCCCGGCTCCCCGGAAGACCTCGACCCAGTGTGCGCGGTGAGTTTGCGCCGGGCCGTAGCGGCAGTGAGCACCGTTGCGGGAATGCCGATCATTGTCCAACTTGCGGCGTTTCCTTCTGTGGTGCTGGCGGGGCCTTCGGCACTGGTTGTGGCGCGGTGCATAGTAGTGCAGTTGGCGTTTTTCCACGGGCCGGAAACAATCGGCTTGATCAACCGCCACCCCGACCCCAGCCTCGCCTTCACCAAGTGGTTGCCGCACACCCGGAACCCGGAGGCAGCGTCTTTAACGGTGGCGCTGTGCGGGGCGGCTGGGGCGCACGCGGCGCTGGCGGAGACAGACATTGACTGTGTCATCGTCATCGACGAGGACACAGACTACTTCGTCGATGAGGGCGCGTTTCACCTGATCTGTGACCATGAGATCCACGCGCGCACAGAGGCGGGCGAGGAACTGCTCGGCGTGCCCGACCTGATTCCGGAAGCAGAAGCGGGACTCATCGCGCGGCGACTGGCGTTTTACCGCAGGCCCGCCGACGCCTCCGGCAGCGGTGGAGAGGGGTTGCTTGCCATGTTGGGCATTGACGATATCGACCAATTAGACAGCCACACAATGTGGACTGGCCGGGCTGGTACGCGCCAGCGGCTAGCCGTGCCGGTGGGGGTTACCCCAGCGAAAAGCCCGGTCTACCTCGACTTGAAGGAGGCGGCGCACGGCGGCATGGGCCCGCACGGATTATGCATCGGCGCCACAGGCAGCGGAAAAAGTGAATTCCTCAGAACCCTTGTGGTGGCGCTGGCCGCCACGCACTCCCCCGAGGAGCTGAACCTGGTGCTTGTGGATTTCAAGGGCGGTGCGACCTTCCTCGGCTGCGAAGGCCTGCCCCATACCTCGGCGGTGATCACCAACCTGGAGGAAGAAGCGGTGCTCGTTGAGCGCATGTACGATGCCATCTCTGGTGAGCTCAACCGCCGTCAGGAACTACTGCGCACGGCAGGCAACTTCGCCAACGTCACCGACTACGCTTCGGCCCGCGCCGCCAACCCGCACGAGCTGGCCCCGTTGCCTTCGCTGTTGATCGTGGTCGACGAGTTTTCCGAGCTGCTCAGCCACCACCCGCACTTCGCGGACCTGTTCGTTGCGGTGGGCAGGCTTGGCCGCTCACTTGGGGTGCACCTTCTTTTGGCCTCCCAGCGGCTAGAGGAAGGTCGGCTGCGCGGCCTGGATTCACACCTGTCGTACCGCATTGGCCTGCGCACCTTCTCCGCGGCGGAGTCGCGGCAGGTGCTCGGCGTACCGGACGCCCATGAGCTGCCCAATGAGCCTGGCTCCGGCTACCTCAAGGCGGGTCCTGGGGAGATGATCCGGTTCCGGGCCGCCTATGTGTCGGGGCCGTTAGTCAGAGTCGTCGATAAGCGAAGGACAAGCAAGGCGCGGGCGGTGCGGCTTTTCACCGGCTGGGCCGATGAGGCGGCGCTGGCGGCGGTAGACCACGTCGTTGAGGAAACGGTCGACGAGTCGACGACCGTTCTCAACGTCATCGTCGAAGCCGCCCGCGACACCGCCCTGACGCGGGGACAAAAGGCCCACACCGTGTGGTTGCCGCCCTTGCCGGAGCAGATCGAGCTGGCCACCGTGTGCGAAAACATGGGTGCAATGCGCGCCGTGGTGGGTGTGACCGACGAGCCCTACTTCCAGCGCCAAGACAACCTAGTGCTCGACCTCACGCGCGCCGGCGGGCACGTGGCGATCGTGGGTGGCCCGCAATCCGGCAAAACCATGGCGCTTCGCACCCTCGTCGCATCCTTAGCGGCGACGCATAAGCCCAGGCAGGTCGCCTTCTACATCATCGACTGCGGCGCCGGCAGCCTGGTCGAGCTGGAGATGCTGCCGCATGTGGCGGGCGTGGGGGTCAAAGACAACGAAGAACGCATCCGCCGCATAATCGACGAAGTTGCCGGCCACGTCGCAGACCCCACCCGCCGCGCTTCGGAGCACATTGTTGTGGTGATTGATGGGTGGCAGACGCTAGCTGACCCGGATTCACCCTTCGCAGACCTGCGGGAGAAGGTGGTGAGGATTGCGTCGGAGGGGCCGTCGGCAAGCGTCCACCTCGTGCTCACATCGCAGCGGTGGAGCGCGATACGTGCCAACGTCCGCGACCTGATAGGCAACCGTGTGGAGCTGAAACTGACCGAGCCGCACGATTCGTTGATCGACCGTAAAGCTCAAGCCTCGGTGCCCGATGCCCCAGGCCGCGGGCTCAGTCCCGAGGGCACACCGATGCTTCTCGCGGCGACGTACACGCAGGACCTGGCGCACATTGCGGCGAGCACGCAAGAGCCTGCCGTGCCGCAGCTCAAGGTGCTGCCGCGCCATATCGACGCCGGGCCGCTTCTTGCCGCCCACCCAGGCCAGGTCATCCTCGGCGAGGGCGGGGCGGAGCTTAGTGTGCAACTGCTGGAATCGGGGCACCTTCTGGCCATCGGCACCGGCGGTTGCGGCAAATCCACCCTCATCGCCACAGTCCTAGCCTCCGTGGAGCGATTGCCGCGTGAGGATGCACGGCTGGTCATCGTCGATCCGCGCCGGGCGCACCTCGGCCGCGTGAGCGAGGACATGGTGGCGGCCTATGCAGGATCGGCCACGGCAGCCCAAGAAGCTTTGGCCGCCGCCGCAACCACACTCAATCAGCGCCTTCCCGGCCCGGACGTCACCGCGGGTGAGCTGGCAAAGCGTTCGTGGTGGACAGGCCCGGAAATCTGGGTGGTCATCGACGATCTTGACCTTATCGACGACTCTGCGCTGCGCGCCTTAGTGCCGCTTCTGCCGCACGCGCGTGATGTCGGTTTGCACATCGTGGCCGCACGCAAATTCGGCGGCGTCGCCCGCGCCATGTTCAGCGGGTTCCTCTCCACGTTCAAAGACCTCACCCCGGAGGTCGTGCTTTTCGACGCCACCCGCGACGAAGGCCCCATCTTCGGCGTTAAACCCTCCCCGCAGGATCCCGGGCGTGCCACCTTGATCCGCCACAACGGTGTCGTTGGTCCGCTGCAGGTCGCCGCCACCTACGAGGAAGGAGCCGGGCTGTGA
- the rplM gene encoding 50S ribosomal protein L13 — MSTYHPKSGDITRKWYVIDATDVVLGKLASTVADLLRGKHKPQFAPNVDTGDHVIVINADKVHISSNKRDREMRYRHSGYPGGLKSMTLGRALDERPDRVIEEAVRGMMPHNRLSRQSIKKLHVFVGSEHPYAGQKPETFEFKQVAQ, encoded by the coding sequence ATGTCTACTTACCACCCGAAAAGCGGTGACATTACCCGCAAGTGGTACGTCATCGACGCCACCGACGTGGTGCTGGGCAAGCTTGCTTCCACCGTGGCTGATTTGCTGCGCGGCAAGCACAAGCCGCAGTTTGCGCCGAACGTCGACACTGGTGACCATGTCATAGTCATCAACGCTGACAAGGTCCACATCTCGTCCAACAAGCGTGATCGTGAGATGCGCTACCGCCACTCCGGTTACCCGGGTGGTCTGAAGTCCATGACCCTGGGTCGCGCCCTAGATGAGCGGCCGGATCGCGTCATCGAGGAAGCAGTGCGCGGCATGATGCCGCACAACCGCCTTTCCCGCCAGTCCATCAAGAAGCTTCACGTCTTCGTCGGCTCCGAGCACCCCTACGCGGGTCAGAAGCCGGAAACCTTCGAGTTTAAGCAGGTGGCACAGTAA
- the rpsI gene encoding 30S ribosomal protein S9 translates to MTEPNNFAEENLAAVTDIDAATAATEEFNYTIGDAVAPEVEAESDAAVEPVSLHEGPIQTVGRRKRAIARVTMTEGDGTITINGREFEEYFPNKLHQQDILTPLTLLEREGQFNIKATIHGGGPTGQSGALRLAIARALNLYNPAERPTLKKAGLLTRDARAVERKKAGLHKARRAPQYSKR, encoded by the coding sequence ATGACTGAACCGAACAACTTCGCAGAAGAAAACCTCGCCGCAGTGACTGACATCGACGCAGCCACCGCCGCCACCGAGGAGTTCAACTACACCATCGGTGACGCCGTTGCTCCCGAGGTCGAGGCTGAATCGGACGCGGCTGTCGAGCCGGTTTCGCTGCACGAAGGCCCGATCCAAACCGTTGGTCGCCGTAAGCGCGCTATTGCCCGCGTCACCATGACCGAGGGCGATGGCACCATCACCATCAACGGCCGCGAGTTTGAGGAGTACTTCCCGAACAAGCTGCACCAGCAGGACATCTTGACCCCGTTGACGCTGCTTGAGCGTGAAGGCCAGTTCAACATCAAGGCCACCATCCACGGTGGCGGCCCGACGGGTCAGTCCGGTGCCCTGCGCCTGGCCATTGCCCGTGCGCTGAACCTCTACAACCCGGCTGAGCGCCCGACGTTGAAGAAGGCTGGCCTGCTTACCCGTGACGCTCGTGCTGTCGAGCGCAAGAAGGCCGGTCTGCACAAGGCCCGCCGCGCTCCGCAGTACTCTAAGCGCTAA
- a CDS encoding type VII secretion-associated protein codes for MSTPALSSEPVLIISVNDSGVVFSGASNVYRYDQPSMAEVASHVRSVIGDNPAGVVVHVVAPDNKINELERALSGYDVTLTTEHPGEAEAQPSEPTELLRIARPPADKHQHASRSPSKDLWIIAGAVVAVAGMVTAAVWLTLGVGAQDNEVAVAQDTSAPSSGVPSSVVPSPTTSLVSPPGVVVERGGLRVELPTGYTVEPDNDMWRATGEDPNLRIQIAVENLHPLTPQQMVDQVVADIDADPEVELLSQEAEVIYYEQTALDGSRSHWKTWADGGRQLFVGCHFRWEPTTAQRATCRVVMDSASFDAEGLQDESF; via the coding sequence GTGAGCACTCCCGCCTTGTCGTCGGAGCCCGTTTTGATAATTTCCGTCAACGATTCCGGGGTGGTTTTTTCCGGAGCTTCGAACGTCTACCGCTACGACCAACCCAGCATGGCCGAGGTGGCAAGCCACGTTCGCAGTGTCATTGGGGATAACCCGGCTGGCGTGGTGGTGCACGTGGTGGCACCCGACAACAAAATCAACGAGTTGGAGCGGGCTCTGTCGGGGTACGACGTCACCTTGACCACCGAACATCCCGGCGAGGCGGAGGCGCAACCGAGTGAGCCGACCGAATTGCTGCGCATCGCCCGGCCCCCAGCCGACAAACACCAGCACGCGAGCCGGTCGCCCAGCAAAGACTTGTGGATTATAGCGGGCGCGGTTGTTGCTGTTGCGGGGATGGTCACCGCGGCCGTGTGGCTGACATTGGGGGTAGGCGCACAAGACAACGAGGTGGCTGTTGCTCAGGACACGTCCGCGCCCAGCAGTGGTGTTCCCAGCAGTGTTGTTCCCAGCCCTACGACCTCACTGGTGAGCCCGCCCGGGGTGGTGGTGGAGCGCGGCGGGCTGCGCGTGGAGTTGCCCACCGGGTACACGGTTGAACCTGACAACGACATGTGGCGCGCAACAGGCGAGGATCCGAACCTCCGAATCCAAATCGCGGTGGAAAACCTTCATCCTTTGACCCCGCAACAGATGGTGGATCAGGTTGTGGCCGACATCGACGCTGATCCGGAGGTCGAACTGCTCAGCCAGGAGGCCGAGGTGATTTACTATGAGCAAACCGCGCTGGATGGATCGCGGTCTCATTGGAAGACGTGGGCCGATGGGGGTCGGCAACTATTTGTTGGCTGCCACTTTCGCTGGGAGCCGACCACCGCGCAACGGGCTACCTGCCGCGTGGTGATGGACAGCGCCAGTTTCGACGCCGAAGGCCTGCAGGACGAAAGCTTCTAA
- the glmM gene encoding phosphoglucosamine mutase, producing MTRLFGTDGVRGLANEVLTAPLALKLGAAAAVVLTEKTGTGRRRPTALIGRDPRVSGEMLAAAMAAGMASKGVDVLRVGVIPTPGLAFLTDDYGADIGVMISASHNPMPDNGIKFFSAGGKKLPDDVEDRIEQAMLDLDEAGPTGAAIGRVIEEAPDAQERYLTHLREAVSTDLSGIKVVVDCANGAAFEVAPKAYSAAGAEVVAIYNEPNAFNINDGSGSTHMDKIQAAVIEHGADLGLAHDGDADRCLAVDAEGNIVDGDQIMAILATAMKEKTSLHANTLVATVMSNLGLKLAMQREGIEMKETQVGDRYVLEEIGRGDYSLGGEQSGHIVVPAHATTGDGTLTGLMLMARMAETGKSLGELAQVMQVLPQVLINVPVSNKALILSDESVCGAKEAAEAELGGTGRVLLRPSGTEELFRVMVEASDEEVARKVAGRLAAVVAAV from the coding sequence ATGACTCGATTGTTTGGAACAGACGGTGTTCGCGGCCTCGCCAACGAGGTACTCACCGCCCCGCTCGCTTTGAAACTGGGTGCGGCCGCCGCGGTGGTGCTCACCGAGAAGACGGGGACGGGCAGACGGCGTCCGACGGCGCTGATCGGCCGGGATCCGCGTGTCTCCGGTGAGATGTTGGCTGCGGCAATGGCGGCTGGGATGGCGTCGAAAGGCGTTGATGTGTTGCGAGTCGGCGTCATTCCCACCCCGGGGCTGGCCTTTTTGACGGATGACTACGGCGCCGACATCGGCGTGATGATCTCCGCATCGCACAACCCGATGCCAGACAACGGCATCAAGTTCTTTTCTGCTGGCGGCAAGAAACTTCCCGACGATGTTGAGGACCGCATCGAGCAAGCCATGCTCGACCTTGACGAGGCTGGTCCGACTGGCGCAGCCATCGGGCGCGTCATTGAGGAGGCCCCGGATGCCCAGGAGCGCTACCTTACCCATCTGCGGGAGGCTGTGAGCACGGATCTGAGCGGCATCAAGGTTGTTGTTGACTGCGCCAACGGCGCCGCTTTCGAGGTGGCGCCGAAGGCTTATAGTGCTGCTGGTGCTGAGGTGGTGGCGATCTATAACGAGCCGAACGCTTTCAACATTAATGACGGTTCCGGCTCGACACATATGGACAAGATTCAGGCTGCCGTTATCGAGCACGGCGCCGATCTCGGTCTGGCCCACGACGGTGACGCGGATCGCTGCCTCGCTGTGGATGCTGAGGGCAACATCGTCGACGGCGATCAGATCATGGCGATTTTGGCCACCGCGATGAAAGAAAAGACCAGCCTGCACGCCAACACGCTTGTCGCCACCGTGATGAGCAACTTGGGTTTGAAGCTGGCCATGCAGCGCGAGGGCATCGAGATGAAAGAAACTCAGGTGGGCGACCGTTACGTGCTTGAGGAGATCGGCCGCGGCGACTATTCCTTGGGCGGCGAGCAGTCGGGCCATATTGTTGTGCCGGCCCACGCCACGACCGGCGACGGCACTTTGACGGGTTTGATGCTGATGGCCCGCATGGCGGAGACTGGCAAGTCCTTAGGTGAGCTTGCGCAGGTCATGCAGGTGCTGCCTCAGGTGCTCATTAACGTTCCGGTGTCGAATAAGGCGCTGATCCTCTCAGATGAGTCCGTGTGTGGTGCGAAGGAGGCGGCGGAAGCCGAACTTGGTGGCACGGGTCGGGTCCTTCTGCGCCCCTCCGGCACGGAGGAGTTGTTCCGTGTGATGGTGGAAGCGTCCGACGAGGAGGTTGCCCGTAAGGTGGCTGGTCGCCTCGCGGCTGTCGTCGCTGCGGTGTAG
- a CDS encoding WXG100 family type VII secretion target: MEIKYGFGQLSGAAQDMESAAANIAGQLNDLKAMLQPMVATWEGDAAEAYNVHQRKWDQAAEDLNTILRTIATTVEEGNSRMQAVNSAAAASWG; the protein is encoded by the coding sequence ATGGAAATCAAGTACGGCTTTGGGCAGCTCTCCGGTGCTGCCCAAGACATGGAAAGCGCTGCGGCTAACATCGCAGGTCAACTCAATGACCTCAAAGCGATGCTGCAGCCGATGGTGGCCACCTGGGAGGGTGACGCCGCCGAAGCATACAACGTCCACCAGCGCAAGTGGGATCAGGCTGCAGAGGACCTCAACACCATCCTGCGTACTATCGCCACCACGGTAGAAGAAGGAAACAGCCGTATGCAGGCCGTCAACTCGGCCGCCGCTGCAAGCTGGGGGTAG
- a CDS encoding WXG100 family type VII secretion target, translating to MGQFKTEADVMRSAAERVDETNSNVQIEADRVQQVAESTRAFWSGQAQRSFDELMVRYDDAQRRLAEALGAIASNIRDNARHFEDTDAANTSDITSVGAGLPL from the coding sequence ATGGGACAGTTCAAGACAGAAGCCGATGTGATGCGCTCGGCCGCCGAGCGTGTCGACGAGACCAACAGTAACGTCCAGATCGAAGCTGATCGCGTCCAGCAGGTCGCCGAGTCGACCCGCGCTTTTTGGAGTGGTCAGGCGCAGCGCAGCTTCGATGAGTTGATGGTGCGCTACGACGACGCGCAGCGCCGCCTGGCGGAAGCTTTGGGGGCTATCGCTTCCAACATCCGTGACAACGCCCGCCACTTCGAGGACACCGATGCCGCCAACACCTCCGACATCACATCGGTCGGTGCCGGACTGCCCTTGTAG
- a CDS encoding chlorophyllase/cutinase-like alpha/beta fold protein, giving the protein MSANLKKLSALSQRGPHRVLEGDLGYTGLPGKVYTPAEGSNLPAVAFGHDWMRTADNYTATLRHLASWGIVVAAPDTETGFNPDHAGFASDLETTLQILAGVRLGNGNVTVSPGKLGLAGHGMGGGAAVLAAVNNEKLNAVAAVFPAATAPSAIEAARNLYVSGMVIGPDKDADALFDPGNPSALAYNWAGEVVYRVVKKGNQQSFAEDGLGKRLLGLGAPKRSVQTTVRALLTGYFLHQLDGNKKYDDFSQPNAKGKAVSSLRNDELAKRAGLTAQSSGLTIR; this is encoded by the coding sequence GTGTCAGCGAATTTGAAGAAACTCTCCGCCCTGTCCCAACGCGGTCCGCACCGCGTCCTTGAGGGCGACCTCGGCTACACCGGGTTGCCTGGCAAGGTCTACACTCCCGCCGAGGGCTCAAATTTGCCTGCCGTCGCTTTCGGCCACGACTGGATGCGCACCGCCGACAACTACACCGCCACGCTGCGCCACCTCGCCAGTTGGGGCATTGTCGTGGCAGCTCCCGACACGGAAACTGGGTTCAACCCAGACCACGCGGGTTTCGCCTCCGACCTGGAAACCACCTTACAAATCCTCGCCGGTGTCCGCCTCGGCAACGGCAATGTGACCGTCTCCCCCGGAAAGCTAGGCTTGGCCGGTCACGGGATGGGCGGCGGCGCCGCGGTACTTGCCGCCGTAAACAACGAAAAGCTCAACGCTGTGGCCGCGGTCTTCCCGGCGGCGACCGCCCCCTCAGCCATCGAAGCGGCCCGCAACCTATATGTTTCCGGTATGGTCATCGGCCCGGACAAGGACGCTGATGCGCTTTTCGACCCAGGCAACCCGTCGGCCTTGGCCTACAACTGGGCCGGTGAAGTGGTCTACCGTGTGGTGAAGAAAGGCAACCAGCAAAGTTTCGCAGAGGACGGCCTTGGCAAACGGCTTTTGGGCCTAGGCGCCCCGAAGCGGTCGGTGCAGACAACTGTGCGCGCCCTTCTCACCGGTTATTTTCTTCACCAGCTCGACGGCAACAAGAAGTACGACGACTTCTCTCAGCCGAACGCGAAAGGCAAAGCAGTGTCCTCCCTGCGCAACGACGAGCTGGCGAAGCGCGCCGGGTTGACCGCGCAAAGTTCGGGCCTGACTATCCGCTAG